One stretch of Patescibacteria group bacterium DNA includes these proteins:
- a CDS encoding ABC transporter ATP-binding protein encodes MIECQNLNKIYSTGNIETQVLKDINFKINKGEFVAIMGPSGSGKSTIMNIIGALDVATSGKYILDGQDVAELSDDELADIRKNKIGFVFQSFNLLPRATVIRNVMLPLIYSDKVFPEDREEEAKKALIAAGLDKEFWTHLSNQLSGGQMQRVAIARALVNNPPIILADEPTGNLDTRTGEIVLNTFKDLNQRLGHTVVLITHENEVASIADRVIRIRDGMII; translated from the coding sequence ATGATTGAATGTCAGAATCTTAATAAAATTTATTCCACCGGAAATATTGAGACGCAAGTTTTAAAAGATATTAATTTTAAAATTAATAAAGGCGAATTTGTTGCGATTATGGGTCCGTCGGGATCGGGAAAATCTACCATCATGAATATTATCGGCGCCCTGGATGTCGCGACAAGCGGAAAATATATTCTGGACGGACAGGATGTGGCCGAGCTCTCGGACGATGAACTCGCGGATATCAGAAAAAATAAAATCGGTTTTGTTTTTCAGTCATTTAATTTATTGCCACGCGCGACCGTGATCAGGAACGTGATGCTCCCGCTGATTTATTCCGACAAAGTGTTTCCCGAGGATCGCGAAGAAGAAGCGAAGAAGGCTTTGATCGCGGCCGGACTGGATAAAGAATTTTGGACGCATCTTTCCAACCAGCTATCCGGAGGCCAGATGCAGAGAGTGGCGATTGCCCGCGCGCTTGTTAATAATCCGCCAATTATTTTGGCCGATGAGCCGACCGGAAATTTGGATACGCGCACCGGAGAAATAGTTTTAAATACTTTTAAGGATTTAAATCAGCGGCTTGGCCATACGGTTGTATTAATTACTCATGAGAATGAGGTTGCAAGCATTGCCGATCGGGTAATACGAATTCGCGACGGCATGATTATTTAA